cttttttgtttcttcaagtttctgatgtacttgcctactgttgactttcctcgaaaattctttcactagccccctcttcaattcatgccaagtcctggcatgacactcgaagctcgcaaatattttcgctgatcccttcagcagcttcctcgcgtagattgccttctgcccatccgaccacatgcacgtatcagcgacttcctcgaacgactcgaaccatcgttcgacattttcacctttgttgccactaaacgactctaatgcatcttcgacgtctctaaaactcagtgtcgaaccaacacatgcccttcgacaatattcatcacggtcctgatacacccttcgcgtacctctcttgtatcctcttgcgtttttttttttttgtcattttcatactcactttcgtcgtcgctttcttcttccgacgatatgtcattaccatccatggccgcttgtagccgtgcgcgtaattctacttttcttcccgtcgtttttaaacccaaactagcgaggcgctccttcaactccttcgtattcattttctcaaaactttcatcttcgttacaatcacgctcagctctctgtacatttcctaaatctcgttgaccggttggctcttcaccgcccgtcgatcccttaggatatgattgtccagccctacacgcccgattcagccttgcaatcagcactgacctcgcaccagatatagggaggttcattcgcgcgagcttactcctcagctcctccagcgtcgaaccctcttcatccgacaatcgttcgtccccaacgtttgccctttttcacactacacaaacttaaacagtcaacgacatcgtcttttatcgcaccgcgtaccggtaaattcacaactagctcgaatagctctgttaaaccgtttcgttttctgtcttgtccaatcccggacgagcccccaaaaatgtaatatcgtgatataatatatttacaaggaatggatgatacagatgtcaatcggacagaaaaagacgattgttgttcaacctgaactattcacaccaaacgtacagaaaacagcacaactaaataattagataacgactcgactttcacaaaatgcaatcaacactctctcggcaacgacactcgcaaactctgtttgttgattccttttttcccgtcccttggcaaccgctcatggccaagatcacgtaggtctcctctttccaaaactacgcgatcaaaaacaaacgcctcggctctcgcgacattccacgcggttcacccgccaactcccaggcctctcactcacgatactacatatatacattaactatttttatatgtgtgtacagaactgatggcgaactcatcaaccattttctgaacgacggatggaagaacatgaatagcaatccacacagtggaactgtaaagtatttgtacgccactcacgaaaccaaacactgatgctatccacctgtaaacaaacaacgtttataactatgcgtataattttcacttatgttcaccactatatatatatacacgcatgttgtaaagtaggcgatatttataacattcacttccattgataatgcaagtgactcataaaaataagccgtcatatttaccattgcacgcacatatatatatatatatatatatatatatatatatatatatatatatatatatatatatatactcgaaaacaaggtacatttgtgatatttattcctattgatgatatatacttatatatttataacaataaaacaaatctcatttatactacttaccaatacgtacgcatatatgtatataattacaatccaagtagtattcataatatttattttcactgataacaagtacgtaaaacctaaaataaaacaaaggttttaacaataaaaaaaacaaaaaaagaaaaaggggaagaagaaaaaaaggaaagaaaaaaaatataacattgttagggaagtgatacatttacactgtacatgagagtgtgtgtgtaagggccagagggcgtcaaggtcttagtggagacaaaagactgttgccagatgttagaagaatctaggatagtcggttggcgaccagcgtgcgtgcaagacgttcttcagagagtaatatagatgtataactgttgtgtgggaaatgtaggcaataatttgtattcccatatcctcgaatttccttaacaaatatatataaatataaaattttctttttctataaaaggttattcctatttctgataaactcgagaaatgaaaacattataccatgatacactgacacaaagatacaccacacagaagagactaatagagaacgctttaagcttggcaaacttaccacccgacgaatttgcatacaccataaccaaaacccaggacagatggctttgatcgcaggagaagcggtccatatagtcaaatgcattccggtacaagtaaaggtacgacatacaacaaaatgctactcggaactacccgtttggcaaaggaatcgcaccacaggaactccgcccggacgtgcgccaaacgtggcgatattcagcaccatcgtcgttggccacgagcggaatatatacccaaaagacctcgatgcactacgggaccacgtcatgttcccggcagaaaatctgcagtcttgaacgcattggccagaggagcaacaggaaaaacaatcgtccctggaacagtaaacatcctgggaatgatggacaaaacacattaacgacaatagcgaaaaataccgtatcaagcttgttttatggaatctggaactgtcagtgcagcaatatttggaatactcgcaatatttaaactaatcaagacaataatatatatagccgcacacggataccagttacgtgaaacttacgaatgcggaatcgccctattaggagcaatatgcggctcagtcacccacccgctactatacctcaaaagaagacgaaatatcgatgatcaaacagcacaacctcaagggatatcgataacaccggtagtcactcaactaccaacgacatctacgtccgccttgagcgaactcagagataccatcagtcaaatttcctttggaaatttgaactccaagggcggggatgtcacgtcccgcgctccgcacgcgccgtaacaagaacaagaaaaccattctatacaaaacacgcgaataaggatttgaatgcacaaacgaacacacggcactacgaaacgaaaggaaggattaacaaaacgagggcgattaacggatccaaccaataaacaaaatacatatacacacaattctaaataaaccaggaaataagaataactacaaaaggggaaaataattgaaacgccaggaatatatatatatatatatatatatataaatatatttcaatcaatcaatttggagagttacatataagtatatacatatatgccgaacatgtaataacctagtaaatattagagacagtgcttccaatactatgcaataaatacaatattatcaatttatgaaatataagtatacatgaagtcaaaaactaatagtttaacgaatacataaaacatacaatattgtattattaaagaaatgaaggttacattgtcagaaatatatatatgtgtgcgaattctatcaaaccgataatctaagatacatacttaaaactagcctacattccggtaaggaattataaaataagaactatattacggaacatccatgtctatatataaatatataaattatattctaaactaaactactattaatgtatgcgcattctacattattgattcaaatcgataatctaagatacatacttaaaactagcctacattccggtaaaggataaataaataattgacatttcatttcgtatgaatactacactgccaggagaaatatgcatatgaatacgtatatatatatatatatgtatgtgtgggcgtatgttttatattatcgaatactctataaaataaactactcaaaacaataaataacgcaatcgaagaattacaaaacattagccatattaaaatgacacacaacataaatatatatatacgtatattcacacgaacaatacttttgtcactttaaaacaatattaataaataaatgttctaattgcggtagaataaggaaaaacgagcctcagacggaaaattacttcgatatcaagcaaaactaaagacccgtcactataactttactgatgacatttatgagcagccatgttagatttacacgcgtatggcgacaggaatattagggattaatggaagtcagtcgcgagaaataaatcatgaaaacacattgttaacacttttctttaataaaatctgtgcgcaactacaaatgtaaaaaatatatatatgtcggagatgaaagaacaccggagtctgtaattgaacaattgtagttattcaatccgattgtaattgttcgagagttgtgataatgagcttgggctcgaggcgacagtcagtcgccgaacgtagccgcggttacgggatgaacgctttgtttaacaaaggtatggagtaattctatagctctccttaaaagaaatattcgtggcgacacgcgacagtaaacattccaacggtttctgtcctgtggctcgccacacgcagaccctgttcttcgagtaagatgattgccagatgtcgatgcgtctccgcagtacatgctcggctagctcgagggctcgttataaatcttaaggtttagttaactaaagtccttcaaacagacaaacagtctttgtcccaactacgggaagttaggggagacatatttttcaacgagcggcgtctcccactagcaactttgcCTCGAGgccggctagcatctttttctaaccaccgatatggagattgaccaattagcagcaacgccaatttcccttactttctgaacggaggcttttctcgacgaatccgatgatctcgtgtccttagacacaccccattatagttttcctctgtggcatgatcgggacgggaaagacattctcgctcgcgatctcattgatgaaaggagtaactctttacgaccagtgaatattacgcgtccgacttagattttgtgagtacgttcatctatcatcccgtcgaccgcggattcgttattgaacctaggatcattgtcattagtttctcgagtacctaactaccacggttacttgtccgattctataataatcgtatttgcactagtcaatgtcttctctattgcataacgataacgtgtaacccaaacggagattcgtttcacgcccctaaccctaattctaatgtaaagccgacatatatatatatatatatatatatatatatatatatatatataatattttaaaatattaataaaaaataataatattgctataaatatttaattatctataaaattaaattataaaatattaatacttaaatattctaccctttatttttaaattgtttaatatacaattttttttattttgaaaaaatggaaattactataatataaattgtataatatataatttaaaaattttttatttatgatatatatatattaaattataaaatatcaaaaatttcaattatatattaatataaataaaaaatattaatgatattataaaattaaaaatattaaaaattttaagattgtatttttaatattaataaaaacaatattaataatattactataaatattttatttataatatttaaataaatataattattaaattataaaaatattaaaaatttttaaattatatttttagttctaatgaaaagatattaataatattattataaatattttatttataatacttatataaatatagtaattattattattattaaattataaaaatattaaaaattttaatttaatatatatatattatttattcattaatacgttcatgctgtaatacacgaacatatgcgttactctgctactcacgatgcatcgtaacaagtatgcatttttgtatgaaaaaccgtttattttcattttatgttcgtttttaaagtcagatgcgatacgaaataacgtcagtgttgttttctggctgctcgcgaacatatgatatctattccattttcatattgattttatctacacgttaaagcgagctgtggaataaatcaaacttgctcgagcctgcttgaatctctgtatcattgtatcataatgtgagaactttcacaagcctaaatcttggcagtctgacgatcgagaatattgctatcggaagaatcgctctcatccgtaaacaagatatttccaaggattgcgttataattttcttagcggctaaccatcgaatattcgtcaaacgacataatttcgcacacggcgaaccttataacgtacacctttttggcgtattatttttcccactttttttttttattaacgtggaggacaccaggtcgcttctgggaaaaagcggcgtggtagtggcggacgccaacggactaaaacctccatgatgaccgtcccggcagcgatctagaggggcccgggaactggtgtgagggctacaccccccccccccgcgctcaatacaccccctaatggagcgatatgcggccacgtcacaccgcgcctcgtcgccggagccgccgtgccagacaatccgtgccgttcccctgccgggcagatttgcgacggacctagcgcacctcaccgaagcgcttccatggcctctgccgcgccctcgccggtcaattctctcagggtgagagtattatttttcccactgctgcgtgtgaaacccctattggacaaactgttctttgcaatacatcgatggataaatacgcgcacaaacacgcaatacgtgcaatggAATGCtggaggtcaattttgtgatgctctttttcaacagatcttcgcaaatccgaaggtgtagaattacctcccaaagacataggatgacaacaaacactttcttgacacactgtataacattgaggtatccagttttgccacatacaattttgtcattgtcacgtttgactttgttcattgtaaagtcaaatttgcacactccatctgtgaaatagtacgaagaaatcatagtgacttgtattccttatgatatcatgatgccacataatatataatacaatacaataattcgcgaacagatcactcgttaattgcttttaaaagaattaccacggaagcttcctaacacgctacccgggggccagggatttatttcgtcgataagttaggttattaaacttatgttctttcattgaagacatcgatggacgctgtgttccagaaatagccaatcacacttggcgaagcataatagtaatttacaataacaaatacttaagaatgcctaattttgttaaacatagggttcaatttacaattatgtaaatattacttcttgaaagtaacttcttaatcaattttaacaaattttgtaaaatcatgtaataaatcttattatttatcatacgcgtgtattaagccaattgccaaccgaacatgttcaaactgtatttttttcaaaacaggaccttaagctaaaaagctttatttcacatattcgacttgttcttgtgtgtggtatcagcacctagtcggatgcccgcgttatgcaggacaccctgatggcgttgaacgcaacgattcaaattgaactgaaaagtcgttatgttttcagaggacttgtgtgtagaggatggttgatcgtgagatttattagacaagattgctcgttgttgaaaccttcaagtatattttcaaatgattaaataaataattatagataatgttcgcaaagacggtagatactcgtagatactgatccataactctcgtgaactctttacgattgcgtccgtttaaactggtatagtataaacagatcgggggagagtcggagaattcaaattcgtctttgttcgacggttcgacggtaacgtaacggcgacattgttttgcccggagtttatttattaatatattatgtatgtcctcacgatcttgatactccgaagcaaaaaaacaacaacatgatttgaaatgttctctagctcatgtaccgctacgtgtactttcaaggagcaaaactgacacagttccgcttgtgacgcgagacggagattatcgtttcacttcctttaacgcatttttgccattgaaagacactaatttctgtgacttgctttatctctgttataaatctctcattatatttaaaattttatagtttttgtgcaaacgtaaaaggtaagtaaatattaataaatattataataatataatataatgctatataataatattaataaatacttcgctatttacttattttatttccattaaggtatattgtatttttcattgcattactttcatttttatttagtgtaataataaacgcatacgttaatattcattggcattagtgtaattgtaagcttcattgtaaatttaataaaatttataagaacggaattattaaaagggtatatatgtgtaattaaactagattctattctcaatgttacttcattattttattattgtttcatatatatatatttttttttaatttacatgtgcttctaagttaatagaactaaacacatgtgtatgtattaattgctatatacgtcataatttcaaccataatattaaattatggtatgtattattaaaaagtatagtttaatgtatatattaaatacatatcatttattcgtagattttatggatactggatcaaagaaggagattaaagaaatgattaccaaagatatatcgaatatacataattattccttggatgttaaaaaatatattaacaaccagcttgaagacactctggattatttacatggtttaattgctgaaataccacaatcagtccctggcccttcaactacaaagaggccgaaagttttgaagaaaaaaggttatcgccgtaaagagactatcccagaaaatgatattatcaatactgacaatacagtaacagattcagcagtacatgataaaacagaaaataaagatgtaaaaactggggatgtgctggaaacaacaattgaccgaacaaaaagaaaggctgcaataaaagctgcaattaatattaaaaagcagcagtcaatgtcacttgttacaaaattacgaaggctaactcttgatgatgacagtaatgtaaatgtttgtgtcatattatgatgaaatttaatacttttaatcttaccccatatcttatgttactaatcaatactaacccttatatgtagtacccaataatgtttgatatcggttaattaatgcgtcaaaatctaattgcttatacaattgtatgtacattgtgtatgtaaatactactataacgttgttaaatatattctaaatttttagaggaaacgtgaaGGCCGAcctagaaaaaagaaaagtgctagaagtagttcagatgaaaaaaacacaaaaggtcctacaaaacatagtaaaacaaaaaagaatgttttaagcgcataaaatcacatgtagctctctatttgtctagtcgcttttgtagcaatatcactatgtcctctgacatacttgaggtttcttacaattcacaaattaaatgaacaactgtgcaagcgaaatcgctgctgtagaatccccgcttctgtagaatcagtcgtatggatttcaaaatttagtgtgtcgccgggattagcgttatccaaagtacgccacaggaataggacataaagatatttctcaaaatttgttattgctgatatgatattgctgaaatacaaggctgcagtttcttaatgtcgtcaaaacattcagttcttttttggtcagtcacttttcgcgtgtgtcacgaccggcatacttcaaatccgacggactgacgatagagataaagatgtggcggcactcggcgacaatgtatatcgctgaagtgcctaatgaaccatcaacatcccaacggtccttccatcgaaggttctagaagaaagagcacgtggcaacgatcgcggacgcgtagcaaatgcatggacggtggggatgttgaggaatgacaaaagaaagtaatcggatccgatcgaaagtaaaatcataagagtcagtcttagaaagtcacgcctagagttcggaagtagattgtaaagtgtattgatgttagaaaaaaaataaagttttcttttttatttttttacctcaagttccttttttattttgttattttacgtgacacgtgctttgtattgctctgtcgaatttgaaagtttctattacgatagcggatggtgcgaaagacgcaagtttctagtattttagagatgtctgaacgtcagctgcgtgattatgtaacaaaaaatggagatatccactgaaatattttaacacgcaagagatttcatgttaagacaatacacgcaaagtaaatacacacgaatataatagtatatccctttcgatgtcattcgatttttgtatcattcattttttccccgatatatttgagcgattcgagataaacaggagacacttctaaacaattcctctcaaaagtggcaggaattaatattttttctacggaaaacaaataactctggaaatattgaaaatgtaaaagaataggaagcttaaaatccgttcacttgtcgatgcaatgagcagaacaatacatatttgcgataataagaagaatatctctaatgatactgtagtatcggggagaagggcccaagaaacgtcgagctaactacagacaatgtcgcgagagcagaggcgctgtcggctccatcaatgcattaccgggtccttcaagtaaatagccttgccgaaaagacctacgtgaccctggctacgagcgtctgcagaacacgtgtgcggtgggcctagcaaaagacaatagagtgctacaacggccaaagagtcagtcgagaagcagagtgcgagttgagcggatacggagtgtgagtcggcgtgcgacgatattgtagtcggtccttttgttattgaatatcacttagtaaaatacactaaactttgaactctaccatcatcacttgtccttactctaagaaaccatcagttactacaatacttttaatacatcaaaaggcaaatactataaaaagattcgacgcgctctttgaatacagctactatcaagatgtataaacattagtacacataattagcctagatcgtgtcgaagtagtaagtacgtatgtacttttgacgaatttttaaattcaaaattcttttgaaatcacgtttaaaatacagttattcttagaatatgatttaaaatataatcttctttttactttttgcgtaatttattacgtaagtcattactaaagaaagttactttccagttgtgttacaaagtaatccactttgtacacaggtatgtaataaattgccagaaactttgatgagaacgaactttttgttaaaaaaagtgacatctttcatgtatgatttcctcttcaatctaatatttgcttggtagtagtatatcaaatatttttgagctaaaagtaagtaataaatattcggtaggtttatatgcggaatgcataaataattgttatgagtattgaaagtattacatttttctgtctaaatcgtttcggttcaatttggaaaatcttattctgcgtgtgcaattaataccagcagcatgtcaactctaaagtttcatatcacgaaaagagtttatgcaaaagacgagtaagagttaagtttgacatcgagtaaagaaaacccaatttgaaattgatctaacagtgtttttctaaattatttctacgtattgttcaatttgttcttttctcaatattgttggatttaattaacgcagcgtcatatttacgctaatatctgcttgttaagcataattttaatatataataacatgatctataactctttacaatttatattttatcatggcatatgttttagaatattctccggcttcttgtaatttttattcatacctattccacgtgtatcatgttctctttattaacttgaaacgttttacacgcacaggtgtacgcgagtactatcaattacacgtacatacagaacttcctcaagctaatattatcaactttagagc
This genomic stretch from Bombus vancouverensis nearcticus unplaced genomic scaffold, iyBomVanc1_principal scaffold0028, whole genome shotgun sequence harbors:
- the LOC143304266 gene encoding uncharacterized protein LOC143304266 — protein: MITKDISNIHNYSLDVKKYINNQLEDTLDYLHGLIAEIPQSVPGPSTTKRPKVLKKKGYRRKETIPENDIINTDNTVTDSAVHDKTENKDVKTGDVLETTIDRTKRKAAIKAAINIKKQQSMSLVTKLRRLTLDDDSNRKREGRPRKKKSARIKQKRMF